A window of Ipomoea triloba cultivar NCNSP0323 chromosome 2, ASM357664v1 contains these coding sequences:
- the LOC116011318 gene encoding NEP1-interacting protein-like 1 isoform X2: MKRLFSRIEDLIVKSRGCVCSWIPMTMDVVGSASRILLMVLNNAVWSLFMCVLALGGATVGIVTGALKGQTTETGLLRGAAVGAVAGAITAVQLFELMLNGEPFSKVALVCSLVDGKVFMDWVCPAVLKAYQWQVSTMETSLRREISDIFEINNGSSSRGLSLDIIQKLPEFMFHSMETSCCSSPFQDISCPICLQEFKNGESARMLPSCSHSFHIHCVDEWLIRHGSCPMCRTDVCLMHVS; this comes from the exons ATGAAGAGGTTGTTTTCAAGAATTGAGGATTTGATTGTTAAGAGCAGAGGTTGTGTGTGTTCGTGGATTCCCATGACCATGGATGTGGTCGGGTCTGCATCTCGGATTTTGTTAATGGTTTTGAACAATGCTGTCTGGTCTCTCTTCATGTGCGTTCTTGCTCTGG GAGGTGCAACAGTTGGAATAGTAACAGGAGCACTGAAAGGGCAGACCACAGAAACTGGGCTTCTAAGAGGTGCTGCAGTTGGTGCTGTAGCTGGAGCCATCACAGCCGTCCAGCTCTTTGAACTTATGCTCAATGGAGAGCCATTTTCCAAG GTGGCTCTTGTATGTAGTCTTGTGGATGGGAAGGTATTCATGGACTGGGTTTGCCCTGCTGTTCTCAAAGCTTACCAGTGGCAA GTGAGTACAATGGAGACAAGTTTGAGGAGGGAAATATCAGACATATTTGAGATAAATAATGGGAGCAGTAGTAGGGGATTATCCCTTGATATAATACAGAAGCTGCCTGAGTTCATGTTTCATTCCATGGAGACTTCTTGCTGCAGCAGCCCTTTTCAAGATATCAGCTGCCCCATCTGCTTGCAG gaGTTCAAGAATGGAGAGTCAGCAAGAATGCTGCCGAGTTGTAGCCATTCCTTCCACATACACTGCGTCGATGAATGGCTGATCCGACATGGAAGTTGCCCGATGTGCAGGACAGATGTTTGTTTAATGCATGTCTCATAA
- the LOC116011318 gene encoding NEP1-interacting protein 1-like isoform X1: protein MKRLFSRIEDLIVKSRGCVCSWIPMTMDVVGSASRILLMVLNNAVWSLFMCVLALVGGATVGIVTGALKGQTTETGLLRGAAVGAVAGAITAVQLFELMLNGEPFSKVALVCSLVDGKVFMDWVCPAVLKAYQWQVSTMETSLRREISDIFEINNGSSSRGLSLDIIQKLPEFMFHSMETSCCSSPFQDISCPICLQEFKNGESARMLPSCSHSFHIHCVDEWLIRHGSCPMCRTDVCLMHVS, encoded by the exons ATGAAGAGGTTGTTTTCAAGAATTGAGGATTTGATTGTTAAGAGCAGAGGTTGTGTGTGTTCGTGGATTCCCATGACCATGGATGTGGTCGGGTCTGCATCTCGGATTTTGTTAATGGTTTTGAACAATGCTGTCTGGTCTCTCTTCATGTGCGTTCTTGCTCTGG tAGGAGGTGCAACAGTTGGAATAGTAACAGGAGCACTGAAAGGGCAGACCACAGAAACTGGGCTTCTAAGAGGTGCTGCAGTTGGTGCTGTAGCTGGAGCCATCACAGCCGTCCAGCTCTTTGAACTTATGCTCAATGGAGAGCCATTTTCCAAG GTGGCTCTTGTATGTAGTCTTGTGGATGGGAAGGTATTCATGGACTGGGTTTGCCCTGCTGTTCTCAAAGCTTACCAGTGGCAA GTGAGTACAATGGAGACAAGTTTGAGGAGGGAAATATCAGACATATTTGAGATAAATAATGGGAGCAGTAGTAGGGGATTATCCCTTGATATAATACAGAAGCTGCCTGAGTTCATGTTTCATTCCATGGAGACTTCTTGCTGCAGCAGCCCTTTTCAAGATATCAGCTGCCCCATCTGCTTGCAG gaGTTCAAGAATGGAGAGTCAGCAAGAATGCTGCCGAGTTGTAGCCATTCCTTCCACATACACTGCGTCGATGAATGGCTGATCCGACATGGAAGTTGCCCGATGTGCAGGACAGATGTTTGTTTAATGCATGTCTCATAA